Proteins from a genomic interval of Uloborus diversus isolate 005 chromosome 4, Udiv.v.3.1, whole genome shotgun sequence:
- the LOC129220534 gene encoding adrenocorticotropic hormone receptor-like: MRSRPSVIRLFERRFRHSASRFQEAEPEGDYYDWIDCIRSQRSLTFCGGLWSSNDSLAEEDELLSNESSLVPETTSGAPVPSADDLYLKDLYRVVVPVMLTACVITLVFNLMIVFSVRWVRKTLSPTLYLSLSLAVADAYASLVLGIGLVVNSLLPIVYGVDLGPFNACYLLVLEAFRLGGVVVAVLHLLALAINHYVGILRPLHYAATVTRRTVMWAIGGMWLLPVVFFMAYFSLVPDDGFQSSHCSSYDFLLRIPFRATFSVLFFVPLFLMSAMYVHMFVVVKKHQRGVLQLHSGRQLHKSVKAIITTLLILGTYTLGWMPAVLYFVLTCLDCPVPFTQIHLWVRIPVGIITNSMIVIKSFLDPIIYVVRMPEIKGAMRTIYRTRCGLVADEMANSSLHCKSEMNRLTLLLSTRRAKEDPKANGCLEGEVQVIT, encoded by the coding sequence ATGCGGAGCCGGCCGTCCGTGATCCGGCTCTTCGAGCGCCGATTCCGGCACTCGGCTTCCCGCTTCCAGGAAGCAGAGCCCGAGGGGGACTACTACGACTGGATAGATTGCATACGATCGCAAAGATCCCTGACATTCTGTGGTGGATTGTGGTCATCCAACGATTCTCTTGCCGAAGAAGATGAGCTTTTGTCGAATGAATCCTCGCTTGTCCCAGAGACTACATCTGGGGCTCCTGTACCCTCTGCGGATGACTTATACTTGAAAGATCTTTACAGAGTTGTGGTGCCGGTGATGCTGACGGCTTGTGTTATCACACTGGTATTCAACTTGATGATTGTCTTCAGTGTCAGATGGGTGCGGAAGACATTGTCACCAACTCTATACCTGAGCCTCTCGCTTGCTGTGGCAGATGCATATGCTTCATTGGTACTTGGTATAGGCTTGGTGGTCAACAGCTTACTTCCAATTGTCTATGGAGTGGATTTAGGACCATTCAACGCTTGCTATCTCCTTGTTTTGGAAGCCTTCAGATTGGGCGGTGTTGTGGTGGCAGTTTTGCATTTACTAGCCCTTGCCATAAACCATTACGTTGGAATACTGAGACCTCTCCATTATGCTGCAACAGTGACCAGACGTACTGTCATGTGGGCTATTGGTGGCATGTGGTTGCTGCCAGTTGTATTCTTCATGGCTTATTTTTCACTAGTACCTGATGATGGTTTTCAGTCGTCTCATTGCTCCAGTTATGATTTTCTTCTGAGGATTCCTTTTCGGGCGACTTTTTCTGTTCTCTTCTTTGTACCTTTGTTTTTGATGTCGGCCATGTATGTGCACATGTTTGTTGTGGTTAAAAAACACCAGAGGGGAGTACTTCAGTTGCACTCGGGAAGGCAACTACATAAAAGCGTCAAAGCCATTATTACCACCCTTCTCATACTCGGAACGTACACACTAGGATGGATGCCCGCTGTACTATATTTTGTGCTAACTTGTCTAGACTGCCCAGTACCGTTCACGCAAATACATCTATGGGTGCGAATACCCGTCGGCATCATCACGAACTCTATGATAGTGATTAAATCGTTTCTGGACCCTATCATTTACGTTGTGCGAATGCCAGAAATCAAAGGAGCTATGAGGACAATTTACAGGACCAGGTGCGGTTTGGTCGCTGATGAAATGGCGAACAGCTCGCTGCATTGTAAATCGGAAATGAACCGATTAACTCTTCTACTGTCTACGCGAAGAGCTAAGGAAGATCCCAAAGCAAATGGATGTCTTGAAGGGGAAGTGCAGGTGATTACGTAA